A genomic window from Peptococcus niger includes:
- a CDS encoding PspC domain-containing protein: MSIQKLRRAKEGKRIAGVCKGLGDFFDIDAAYVRLAFALLAFLPPVPFFGMVIIYAVLAAVIPEDDGYIDV, from the coding sequence ATGAGCATTCAAAAATTACGTCGTGCCAAAGAGGGAAAACGCATTGCCGGTGTTTGTAAAGGATTAGGCGATTTTTTTGATATTGATGCGGCCTATGTGCGTCTGGCCTTTGCCCTCTTGGCCTTCTTGCCACCGGTGCCCTTCTTCGGTATGGTGATTATTTATGCTGTTTTGGCCGCTGTGATTCCGGAAGATGACGGCTATATTGACGTTTAA
- a CDS encoding PspC domain-containing protein, whose translation MAYYDHERDKKRTLCRAREGRKFLGVCQGLADYFMWDVTVVRLCFLLPVILPGVTMLGATGLYLLLAFIFPAQDDYYE comes from the coding sequence TTGGCTTATTATGATCATGAAAGGGATAAAAAGAGGACTCTATGCAGGGCCAGGGAGGGTCGTAAGTTTTTAGGCGTTTGCCAGGGCTTGGCCGATTATTTTATGTGGGACGTGACCGTGGTGCGGCTGTGCTTTTTGCTGCCGGTCATTTTACCCGGTGTGACCATGCTGGGCGCGACCGGCCTCTACCTGCTCTTGGCCTTTATTTTCCCGGCACAGGATGATTATTATGAATAA
- a CDS encoding sirohydrochlorin chelatase → MNNTAVVILGHGSRRSEGQVTVTQTADRYRQNHPEYRTAYAFMEFVEPTLPQITAELYEDGIRVFYVVPLFLSMGTHCAKHMPEMIATLRQGYPDAEFLLAPPLGADPLLCTIVEKRVQSLASDRSERGEERHDSDATL, encoded by the coding sequence ATGAATAATACGGCTGTTGTCATTTTGGGACATGGCAGCCGGCGCAGTGAAGGCCAGGTAACGGTGACCCAGACGGCGGACCGCTACCGCCAGAACCACCCGGAGTACCGGACGGCCTATGCTTTTATGGAATTTGTTGAGCCGACTTTGCCGCAGATTACGGCAGAGCTTTATGAGGACGGCATCCGCGTTTTTTATGTGGTGCCGTTGTTCCTTTCCATGGGGACCCACTGTGCCAAGCATATGCCGGAGATGATTGCGACCTTGCGGCAAGGCTATCCGGATGCGGAATTTTTACTGGCGCCGCCCTTGGGCGCTGATCCCTTGCTTTGTACCATTGTTGAAAAACGCGTACAAAGCCTGGCGTCAGACCGTTCGGAAAGAGGTGAGGAACGGCATGACAGCGATGCAACTTTATGA
- a CDS encoding ATP-binding protein yields MTAMQLYDIQDISPCIQRVMAAPQLAHACPERLNDLKLCLYELLGNALLHTTGKVILTCRFEADSVRISVRQTGAWQGEAIDGCAHCLEAGLTDENGRGLYLVRCLSDEFQYLKGSQDMRIRIQLV; encoded by the coding sequence ATGACAGCGATGCAACTTTATGATATACAAGATATTTCACCCTGCATTCAGCGGGTTATGGCGGCGCCGCAACTTGCCCATGCCTGCCCGGAACGGTTAAATGATTTAAAACTGTGCCTCTATGAGCTCTTGGGCAATGCCCTGCTGCACACCACCGGAAAGGTCATCTTGACCTGCCGGTTTGAAGCGGATAGCGTCCGTATCAGCGTTCGACAAACAGGCGCTTGGCAGGGCGAAGCAATAGACGGCTGTGCGCATTGCCTGGAGGCGGGCCTTACCGATGAAAACGGCAGGGGGCTGTATTTGGTGCGGTGTTTGAGCGATGAATTCCAGTATCTGAAAGGGTCGCAGGACATGCGCATTCGCATTCAATTGGTTTAA
- a CDS encoding sigma-70 family RNA polymerase sigma factor, producing the protein MANNRKDIEGLVHDYKADPDDQKLEEIIENMEPLVRYWCQSQCYLPWEKEDMMQVARIAVLGALERFDPAKGVRFKTFAYRTVSGKLMNYYRDNTWRITIPRKYREMSTYITKAENEYYQNHGEAPSTGEIAEMIGVEEQEVADAIEAKRATQTTSLSVQEDADGNVNTLANYLGEKDSNLDTVELKRDLQEAMKHLEMQERQVIYYRYVEDLTQTKIADILGVSQMQVSRLEKNSLNKIRRFMQTGEKA; encoded by the coding sequence ATGGCAAACAACAGAAAAGATATAGAAGGTCTGGTGCATGATTATAAGGCGGATCCCGATGACCAGAAGCTGGAAGAAATCATCGAAAATATGGAGCCTTTGGTGCGCTACTGGTGTCAGTCACAATGCTATTTGCCTTGGGAAAAAGAAGATATGATGCAGGTGGCGCGCATTGCTGTTTTAGGGGCGCTGGAGCGGTTTGACCCGGCCAAAGGGGTGCGGTTTAAGACCTTCGCTTACCGCACGGTCAGCGGCAAACTGATGAATTACTATCGGGATAATACCTGGCGCATTACCATTCCGCGCAAGTATCGGGAGATGAGCACCTATATTACAAAGGCGGAAAATGAGTACTACCAAAATCACGGTGAAGCGCCATCTACCGGAGAAATTGCCGAAATGATCGGCGTTGAAGAGCAAGAAGTGGCAGATGCCATTGAAGCAAAACGGGCGACGCAAACCACCTCCCTGTCCGTCCAGGAGGACGCCGATGGCAATGTGAACACCCTAGCCAATTATTTGGGCGAAAAAGACAGCAACCTGGATACGGTGGAGTTAAAGCGGGACCTGCAAGAAGCCATGAAGCATCTGGAAATGCAGGAGCGCCAAGTGATTTATTACCGCTACGTGGAAGATTTAACGCAGACCAAAATAGCGGATATTCTGGGCGTGAGCCAAATGCAAGTATCCCGTTTGGAGAAAAATTCTTTAAATAAAATTCGGCGGTTTATGCAAACCGGTGAAAAAGCATAA